The Vibrio tapetis subsp. tapetis genome segment AAACTCTATACATTTCAGAGATTGCACTTTCCATCTCTTTTAGGTAATTACTGTTTATATGTGATCTAAGAGGGTTTTCCTTCTCAACTTCATCAAAAAAAGCATCAATATCAGCTAAGCCAAACCTTATAGATTCGATATACTCTGACTTACTGTAATGCTCCCTCCCAATGTTTAGTTTCTCATAGTCCCTTAAGTTTTTTTCTTCACACAAGCCTAGCCAACCCAAACTCAATGAAGACGAACGAATATACTTCTGAGCACCTGCATAAGGTGGGGAAGTCACAATAAAATCAACACTACTTGGCTCCAGAAGATCAGCTTCGTTGTCTAAGCTTTTAGTTACTCTCCTAGCATCCTCTGAAACAACCTGAGCCGTAACATCATCACCATAAACCTTTTCCAGTAATGATATTCTATTTATGTTCTTATCTACCTGACTACCAAATAACTTAATAACATCAACACCTTGCAACTCTACTAGCTTATCTGTCAATCGATTTTTTATATCAGTATTAACATACTTCTCAGGCTTGATTTTTACTGGAACACTCAAGTTAGGATCTGCATAACTGACTTTTTTAACTATGCTTGAGAAGGTAGCCAAAAAAAACTCTAGTTCTTTCCCTGAACAGATATCATTTATAGCTCGGTACAACTGAGACAATTGCTTGATTGTACTTTCAGAGAACCAATGCTCCACATTAACAACATTAAGCGGAATAACCTTCCTAAGCCTCTTAGATTTCACAATTATCGAAGCTTTTGTTTTTTGTAGCTTCCCAACGTCCTGCCTAGTTGTCTTTACTTTAGCGATCAATCTCGCAAGTGGATTTGCATCACACCCAATAGCTCTATGACCAGCAAGTAGCGACTCTAGAAGTACTGTTCCAGAACCGCAAAAAGGGTCTAGAACCAAACTCTTAGTTTCGGGGAGGAGTATCTTTGAGTTGAGAAAAAATATAGGTATATGTTTGATCAGCTTAGCTGGGTAACTATGGATATAGTGAGTATAAGAATCAGAGTAAGGTACCCAATCAACTAAATCTCTAAAATTAACTTCAATAGGTTTTTTTTCTTCTTCGTATGCAAGGAAGAACGCAGCCAACTCCTGATCAATTCTATAGCTATTACATCCACTCGAGCCCATAAAGCTCTTGTTGATAAGTGCGGATGCTTGATGAGTTGTTTGTGTCGTCATTAAAAGTAAGGTCACTATTAGTTAATTAGAGTAGCTACAATGCTTTGATCCAAGGTAAAGCATCTAAGCCATACAAAAAGGTAAAATAACATTATATCATGCGTATACGAGTATTGAACGCTCAAATAATCAAACTAATACATATAACCAATAAGCCGTATCCGCCCCATGAACCCACGGGGTGAGATAATTAGTGCTTGAAGTTCTAGGGCAACAGCGAATCAATATTAGGCTCTGGTTTCGCTAACTCTTTCATGCACTTGAGCAAGTAATTATAGAGGATAAGACCGTTCGCTTTTGCTGTCTCGATGATACTTTAAAGAATGGCACTCGCTTGAGCACCGTTGGCGTTATTTGAGAACAACTTGATTAAGAAGCCGATATAAAAGCAGAAATGACTCGTTGCTTAAAGGCTCCTAGCCTGAGCTCATCGAAATCGTTGTAATGCCCATATGAACAAGCTTCGGTGCTGATAGCACAGCCCCAATTCAAATTTGAATTACTCTCATTGTATTCGCTTAAAAGAGCCATACACTGCAAACTTGTATGTTTTGAATCGGCTTCAAACTCGATTATGTTTGCAATATTTGTAAATACACATGACTCTGGAATATCTTGTTCAATCCTTTCTGCATACTCAATCAGGCTTTGCTCAGCAAAAGTGAATAACCATGCCTGCTGCTCGTCAGTGGAATTCACTCGAAGGATTCGTCCAAGAACTTGCCTGAAGTATAATTCTGTTTTGACCGAGCTCATGTGGCAACACACTTGAAGGCGCGGAATATCAGTACCCTCGCTAATCATTCCAACGCTAACGATCCACTGGCTATGGCCTTGCCTGTAACGTTCAATCTTAGCTAAAGGTTCTTCATGCTTATAAGTCACAATTGAGACCGATTGTGCGTACTTTTCAGAAAGAAGCTTTTTAATTGTTTGCGCATGCTGAATTGAGGCCGCGACAACTAAACCTCCTGTATTTGGGGTGTGGGTTCGGATTTCTGCAAGCTTCTTACAACCTAACCCAAGCAGGTACTCCATTGCATCCTGATTATGAATGACGCTCTGATAAGAGGTCTTAGTCTGCTTAATCATTTCCAGTATCGAGGAAAACGATTCTGTCTTTTCATCATTGGCCACTGTCAGGTGTTCGTTATCGACCAAAACAATCTTTGGTGCCCTGCAAACCTTGTCAGTAATTGCTTGCTTGAGCGTATATTGATAATCAACGAGCATCTTTCCATCAGGGTCGCTGTACTCACCCAAAACAATCGGTAAAGAGTCCGAACGCCATGGCGTCCCTGAAAGCGCAAGGGTATACGTTGCTAGCCCTTGAATCTTAGTTAGGACTTGTTGCCCCCAAACATTCGCATTTTCAATTTCAGTACCAGAGCAATGATGAATCTCATCAAAGACCACAAATACTCGGTGATTACGCAATGTCTGCCAAAATTCATCGTTGAGAAATTGAATTGCTTGATAGGTAAGAGACTGTCCAATAGAGCCTAATCCACCATTAAAGGTACAATTAAGGATCTGTGAAAAGGTTTGTTTAATTCCATCAGAGACCGTTAAAGACGGAGCAAAGCACAGAACAATATCGACCATATCTTCTTGCAGCAATCTTGAAGCGACCGTAGCAGCCAATACGGTTTTTCCGGCCCCTGGCGTTGCTTGGCAGAAGAAGTGCTGTTGATGTGAACTGTATTTATGTAATGCCTTTTCTGAGCATTCTGCCTGCCACTGCCTCAGCATGATGAACTGTTCTCTGAAAGTGCTTTAAGAACGTTCGTTAGTGCATTCACTCTTCCTAATAGCTGTGCAGAATTTTCTCGCGCTTGCTCAAGAAGTGGCGTTAGCTTTGGTTCCAGTTCAGGAAAGCGACTACAGGTCGATTGATACTCACTAATTTCCCCAAAGACTATTTCTAGCTCACCTTTGTATTGGTTGCGCTCACCTCTTAATACCGAGTAGTCAGACGAAGCTGAAATGGTAACGTTAGTGTTTTCTAACACCGTATCGGCTTGAAGAGTTTTGAATAGGTCAGTTTGAAAGTAGCGTTTCTTTTGCCCTGAGCCTTCACTTCTAAGCCAATTGTTCTTCATAAAGCGTAAGATTTGTCGGTAAATCTTACGACGAACATCATCTAGATCAACGTAGGAGTCATTAATAGCAACAAATGCATCTCTTAATTCAACTACCAAGAAACCATCCATCTCTCTTTCAATCAATAGCTTGTGCATTTCATCACTGATTTTCAAAAAACGCTTCATGTACCGGTCACACCACTTAAATACTAAGAATTGCTTAGTATACAGAAATAGATAAAACTAAGAAAATCTTAGTTACCATGAGATCAGAGACATGAAACTCAAGTGCCATTCGAAAACCCAATTCCAATACGGCTCAAAGAAGCTCGTAAAAAAGCAAAACTCTCGCAAAAATCGTTGGGAGTGTGCATAGGTATGGATGAAAGCTCAGCTAGCCCTAGAATGAATCAATATGAAAAGGGCAAACATACGCCAGATGTCAGAACCTTAAAGCTATTGGCTGATGAATTAGGCGTGCCTTTAAGTTTCTTTTTCTGTGAAGATGAAAGTTCTGCGGAAATAGCGTGCCTTGTTGCTCAAATGACGGAAGAGGAAAGAAAGGAACTTATCTTGTCATTGCTCCAAAGCAAAACCTGAAATCTAGCAGCATTTCCTATGCCTAGAGAACGATTACTCTAGGCATTGATAACCTATTCCGCAATAATTCTATCCGTTAAATTCAACTCTAGAATACTTCCCTGTAGTAAACCATCGAGCTCAACATATTTACTCTTCAAATTGGCCAATTTTCATCAACACGCTAATGAAAATAAGGTATATTCCCCTTTAATTATCTAAAAACATTCAGCTATTGAACAACTGATAAAAGCACTCATTATTATCACTGGCTTTCAGTAGCTTAGCGATCAACAAGGCATTCAAAACATGTTTGAACAAGTATTTAAAAACGTCGACGACATCTTTCACAAAGACGCCGGCTGTTCTTCTGAGCTCGACTACACAGAGCAATCATCATGGATGCTGTTTTTAAAATATCTTGATGACCTTGAATTTACCAAGTCGCAAGAAGCGGAAATGATGATGGAAACCTACGAGTACATCATCGAGGAGCAATATCGTTGGAGCAACTGGGCTGCGCCTAAAGATGCTGAGGGTAAGTTTGACCATAACAACGCCTTAACCGGTGATGATCTGATGGATTTTGTCGACGGCCAACTGTTCCCGTACCTAAAAGGATTTAAACAGCGTGCTAATAACGCCAACACCATTGAATACAAAATTGGTGAGATTTTTAGTGAGATAAAAAACAAAATCCAAAGTGGCTATTCACTGCGTGACGCATTGGAAAAGATCGACGAATTACGTTTTCGCTCGCAGAAAGAAAAGCACGAGCTGAGCCACTTATACGAAGTCAAAATCAAGAACATGGGTAACGCTGGTCGAAATGGTGGCGAATATTATACGCCGCGCCCATTAATCCGTGCGATGATCGATGTTGTTCAACCTAAAATCGGTGAAACCATTTACGATGGTGCAGCAGGGTCAGCTGGTTTCCTATGTGAAGCCTTTGATTACCTACGTCAAGGTGGGCGAGACAAAGTGAAGCTTAGTACGACAGACTTAGCGACACTGCAAAACGATACGTTTTATGCCAAAGAGAAAAAGTCACTGGCGTATGTTATCGCCATCATGAACATGATTTTACACGGAATTGAAGCGCCTAACGTATTACACACCAATACCCTGTCTGAAAACCTGCAAGATATTCAGCCGAGTAACCAGCACAGCATCATACTGGCTAACCCTCCATTCGGTGGTAAAGAGCGCAAAGAGGTTCAAGAGAACTTCCCAGTCCAAACGGGTGAAACAGCATATTTATTCTTGCAACACTTTATTAAAATGCTCAAACCTGGCGGCCGCGCTGCGGTTGTTATTAAAAATACCTTCCTAAGTAATACCGACAATGCCGCGATTAAACTGCGTAAGGAACTACTAGAAAATTGTAACTTACATACGGTGCTTGATTGCCCAAGCGGTACGTTCTTAGGTGCGGGTGTAAAAACCGTTGTGCTGTTCTTTACCAAAGGCGAACCGACTTTAAGTACATGGTTTTATCAGCTTGATGCCGGCAGAAACTTAGGAAAATCTAACCCATTAAACGATAATGATTTGAAAGACTTTGTGGAGTTACAGGCTGAATTTAAAGAAACAAAAAAGTCATGGTCCATTAAGAAGTCAAACTTGAATCAAGAAACATTAGATCTTCAAGTAAAAAATGTTAATCAAGAGGAGGAAAAACCGCTTCGTAGTCCAGAGGAAATAATTTTAGAAATATCTAATCTTGACGCTGAGAGTAAAGTAATAATCGGCAATATAGAGGCGCTAATCAATGGGTAAATTTGAAAAACTGGGAGATGTTTGTGACTTTATTGGAGGCTCGCAACCGGCTAAATCAAATTTCGTTTATGATTTAACTGGCCTAGATAATTCTGAATATGCCCGCCTGATACAGATCAGGGATTATAAGTCGGATAAACATATTGTTTATATCCCTAAATCTAGCACTAAGAAATTTTGCAAAGTAGATGATGTAATGATTGGTCGTTATGGGCCTCCAGTCTTTCAAATTTTAAGAGGTCTTGAGGGGGCGTATAATGTTGCTCTAATGAAAGCTATTCCAAGATCGGACTTACTTGATAACGAATACCTTTTCTACTTTTTAATGTCCCCAAGTATTCAAAATTATATTATTAAGCTGTCTGAGAGGGCCGCGGGGCAAACTGGGGTAAATAAACCGGCCCTACATGGCTTCCCTATTCTTGTTCCTAATATCCCAGAACAAAAGCGCATTGTGGCATTACTCGATACCGTGTTTGCCGACTTAGAAGAAACACGCTCTAAAACCGAACAAAACCTAAAAAATGCCCGCGAGTTGTTTGATAGCTACTTACAACAAGTGTTTAGCCAAAAAGGTGAAGGTTGGGAAGAACTAGCCCTAGAAAATTTAGTAAGTGAGGATTGCTCTTTATCATATGGAATAGTTCAACCAGGAGATGATTTCAATGATGGGTTACCCGTTGTTAGACCTACTGATTTAAAGACTGATCTTATAACTCCAGATGGCCTGAAGCTAATAGACCCTGTTAAATCTGAAGCTTATAAAAGAACGGTTTTACAAGGTGGTGAATTACTAGTGTGCGTAAGAGGAAGTACTGGCATTACCTCTATAGCATGTAAAAGTTTAGCTGATGCAAACGTAACAAGAGGGATTGTTCCTGTCCGTTTTAATCCAGAATTAATTTCGGATAGATTTGGTTATTATCAATTTATATCCCCTTTAGTCCAAAGCCAAATTAAGGATGCCACATACGGTGCAGCCTTAATGCAAATTAACATCAGGGATTTTCGAAAAATCAAAGTAAGTACTCCGTCAATAGAAGTACAAAAGTCACTAGTAAATAAATTGGATAGTATAAGACCCGATCTAATAAGAGCTGAAGAAATATACAAGCAAAAACTATTAGCTTTAGACGAACTAAAAAAATCCATTTTACACAAAGCCTTTAGTGGGGAATTAACCGCAGAGGCTAAGTAAATAACGGTCAGTATTTTTAACACAGGTCAATGGCATGAGTAGAAACGAATCTGAAACCCGTGCTGAGTTAATCTCGCCTAAACTGACTTTAGATGGTTGGGGTAAGGCTGACCACAGTATCATTCGCCGTGAAGTGAGTATTACTGCTGGGCGTATTTTGGGTGGCGGTAAACGTGGCTCAAAACTCAGTGCTGATTACGTTTTAGAGTATCAAGGCCGCAAGCTTGCGGCAGTTGAGGCTAAACGTGAAGGCTTAAGCTATACCGAAGGTGTGCGCCAGGCAAAAGACTACGCCGAGCGTTTGCAGTGCCGTTTCGGTTATGCCACCAATGGTCATGACATTTACCAAATAGACATGCTGACGGGCGAAGAACAGCCCGTTGATCGTTATCTGAGCCCAGAAGAGATGTGGGCGATTGCCTTTAATGGTGAAGATGGAAAGAGCGAACCTGAGTTCACGAGCACTTGGCGTGAAAACTTTGCAAAAATACCGTTTGAATGCAAAGGCGATTGGCAACCTCGGTACTACCAAGAAAACGCCATAAACCAAGCGTTAGAGGCAATTGCACAAAGCAAAGACCGTATTCTGCTAACCCTAGCAACAGGAACGGGGAAAACCTGTATTGCGTTTCAACTGTCATGGAAGCTATTTCATAGCCGTTGGAGCTTACAAGCCGCTAAGAACCCAAGTAACGCTAAAAAACGTCCACGTATTCTGTTTTTAGCCGACCGAAATGTATTAACCAAGCAAGCCTTTAATGATTTTGGCGCTTTTGGTGAAGATGCCGTCGTGCGTATTACCCCAAGCGAAATTAAAAAAGCCAAGGGTGTACCTAAAAACGCCAGTATCTTTATGGCAATTTTCCAAACCCTAATGACGGACTCTGCAAATAAACACAGCTTGAATGCAGAAGAAGTTGAAGATGAAGATGAAGATGAAGAATTTGAACAAGCGGTAATAACAGATACAAGCAATTGTAACTTCAGACAATACCCAGAAGATTTTTTCGATTTTATCATTATTGATGAATGTCACCGAGGCGGAGCGAATGATGAGAGTTCGTGGCGCGATATTCTTAACTACTTTGCACCAGCGGTACAACTTGGCTTAACCGCGACGCCAAAGCGAACCGACAACGCTGACAGTTATAAATACTTTGGTGAACCAGTTCATAGCTACACCTTAAAACAAGGCATTAACGATGGCTTTTTAACGCCTTTCAAAGTGTACCCAATTGTCGGCACTATGGATGAGTACATCTATACCCCTGGGGATGCAGTTACCTTTAAAGGTGAACCAGAGCCAGGGAAAGTGTACAAAGAGAGCGACTTTAACCGCATCATCACCATGCCTCAGCGCGAACAAAAGCGTGTGCAGTATTGGATGGATCATATCAATCCCCATGAGAAGACAATCGTATTCTGTGCCACTCAGGAGCACGCAGGCATGGTTCGAGATTTAATCAACCAATATGCATCCAAGAAAGGTTGGACAAAAAACCCAAGTTACTGTGTTCGCATAACGGCGAACGATGGTGCTGCGGGTGAGAATGATCTACGCACATTCTGTGACAACGAAAAAACGATTCCGACCATCTTAACAACCTCTCGTAAGCTATCTACTGGTGTTGATGCTCGTAACGTTCGTAACATTGTATTGATGCGTCCATGTAACAATATGATTGAGTTTAAGCAGATCATTGGCCGTGGTACGCGCATGTACGATGGTAAATCGTTTTTTACTGTATATGACTTCGTAAAAGCGCATCATAACTTTTCTGATCCTGAATGGGATGGTGAACCATTACCACCAGAGGAAAAACCCGAAGAAGAGCCTTGTGATATTTGTAATAACAAGCCATGTAGTTGCTTATGCGAAGAATGTGGCTTCAATCCATGTAATTGCGAACATGAGACGCCTCCAGAGCACTGT includes the following:
- a CDS encoding DNA methyltransferase, which codes for MTTQTTHQASALINKSFMGSSGCNSYRIDQELAAFFLAYEEEKKPIEVNFRDLVDWVPYSDSYTHYIHSYPAKLIKHIPIFFLNSKILLPETKSLVLDPFCGSGTVLLESLLAGHRAIGCDANPLARLIAKVKTTRQDVGKLQKTKASIIVKSKRLRKVIPLNVVNVEHWFSESTIKQLSQLYRAINDICSGKELEFFLATFSSIVKKVSYADPNLSVPVKIKPEKYVNTDIKNRLTDKLVELQGVDVIKLFGSQVDKNINRISLLEKVYGDDVTAQVVSEDARRVTKSLDNEADLLEPSSVDFIVTSPPYAGAQKYIRSSSLSLGWLGLCEEKNLRDYEKLNIGREHYSKSEYIESIRFGLADIDAFFDEVEKENPLRSHINSNYLKEMESAISEMYRVLKKDKYCVIVIGNNEVCGRKFETQKYIRLLAERLGFSTKLVLVDDIHSRGLMTKRNKTASIINSEWILVFKK
- a CDS encoding DEAD/DEAH box helicase; the encoded protein is MLRQWQAECSEKALHKYSSHQQHFFCQATPGAGKTVLAATVASRLLQEDMVDIVLCFAPSLTVSDGIKQTFSQILNCTFNGGLGSIGQSLTYQAIQFLNDEFWQTLRNHRVFVVFDEIHHCSGTEIENANVWGQQVLTKIQGLATYTLALSGTPWRSDSLPIVLGEYSDPDGKMLVDYQYTLKQAITDKVCRAPKIVLVDNEHLTVANDEKTESFSSILEMIKQTKTSYQSVIHNQDAMEYLLGLGCKKLAEIRTHTPNTGGLVVAASIQHAQTIKKLLSEKYAQSVSIVTYKHEEPLAKIERYRQGHSQWIVSVGMISEGTDIPRLQVCCHMSSVKTELYFRQVLGRILRVNSTDEQQAWLFTFAEQSLIEYAERIEQDIPESCVFTNIANIIEFEADSKHTSLQCMALLSEYNESNSNLNWGCAISTEACSYGHYNDFDELRLGAFKQRVISAFISAS
- a CDS encoding helix-turn-helix domain-containing protein, coding for MPFENPIPIRLKEARKKAKLSQKSLGVCIGMDESSASPRMNQYEKGKHTPDVRTLKLLADELGVPLSFFFCEDESSAEIACLVAQMTEEERKELILSLLQSKT
- a CDS encoding N-6 DNA methylase; the protein is MFEQVFKNVDDIFHKDAGCSSELDYTEQSSWMLFLKYLDDLEFTKSQEAEMMMETYEYIIEEQYRWSNWAAPKDAEGKFDHNNALTGDDLMDFVDGQLFPYLKGFKQRANNANTIEYKIGEIFSEIKNKIQSGYSLRDALEKIDELRFRSQKEKHELSHLYEVKIKNMGNAGRNGGEYYTPRPLIRAMIDVVQPKIGETIYDGAAGSAGFLCEAFDYLRQGGRDKVKLSTTDLATLQNDTFYAKEKKSLAYVIAIMNMILHGIEAPNVLHTNTLSENLQDIQPSNQHSIILANPPFGGKERKEVQENFPVQTGETAYLFLQHFIKMLKPGGRAAVVIKNTFLSNTDNAAIKLRKELLENCNLHTVLDCPSGTFLGAGVKTVVLFFTKGEPTLSTWFYQLDAGRNLGKSNPLNDNDLKDFVELQAEFKETKKSWSIKKSNLNQETLDLQVKNVNQEEEKPLRSPEEIILEISNLDAESKVIIGNIEALING
- a CDS encoding restriction endonuclease subunit S, which translates into the protein MGKFEKLGDVCDFIGGSQPAKSNFVYDLTGLDNSEYARLIQIRDYKSDKHIVYIPKSSTKKFCKVDDVMIGRYGPPVFQILRGLEGAYNVALMKAIPRSDLLDNEYLFYFLMSPSIQNYIIKLSERAAGQTGVNKPALHGFPILVPNIPEQKRIVALLDTVFADLEETRSKTEQNLKNARELFDSYLQQVFSQKGEGWEELALENLVSEDCSLSYGIVQPGDDFNDGLPVVRPTDLKTDLITPDGLKLIDPVKSEAYKRTVLQGGELLVCVRGSTGITSIACKSLADANVTRGIVPVRFNPELISDRFGYYQFISPLVQSQIKDATYGAALMQINIRDFRKIKVSTPSIEVQKSLVNKLDSIRPDLIRAEEIYKQKLLALDELKKSILHKAFSGELTAEAK
- the hsdR gene encoding EcoAI/FtnUII family type I restriction enzme subunit R, producing MSRNESETRAELISPKLTLDGWGKADHSIIRREVSITAGRILGGGKRGSKLSADYVLEYQGRKLAAVEAKREGLSYTEGVRQAKDYAERLQCRFGYATNGHDIYQIDMLTGEEQPVDRYLSPEEMWAIAFNGEDGKSEPEFTSTWRENFAKIPFECKGDWQPRYYQENAINQALEAIAQSKDRILLTLATGTGKTCIAFQLSWKLFHSRWSLQAAKNPSNAKKRPRILFLADRNVLTKQAFNDFGAFGEDAVVRITPSEIKKAKGVPKNASIFMAIFQTLMTDSANKHSLNAEEVEDEDEDEEFEQAVITDTSNCNFRQYPEDFFDFIIIDECHRGGANDESSWRDILNYFAPAVQLGLTATPKRTDNADSYKYFGEPVHSYTLKQGINDGFLTPFKVYPIVGTMDEYIYTPGDAVTFKGEPEPGKVYKESDFNRIITMPQREQKRVQYWMDHINPHEKTIVFCATQEHAGMVRDLINQYASKKGWTKNPSYCVRITANDGAAGENDLRTFCDNEKTIPTILTTSRKLSTGVDARNVRNIVLMRPCNNMIEFKQIIGRGTRMYDGKSFFTVYDFVKAHHNFSDPEWDGEPLPPEEKPEEEPCDICNNKPCSCLCEECGFNPCNCEHETPPEHCNECHCNPCQCITEPCNNCGDTPCSCEEGEKEGKPEKIFITLTDGKVRQIQHMKSVLFMGADGDMLTAKQFVEQLFGDLPRFFNNEDELREIWSNPSTREKLLADLQEAGYDDEKLDNMKEIIDAKDSDVYDLFSFVAYARETHTRKERVATAKPGISSEFTSKQIEFIEFILDKYIEDGVQELAAKKMRSLVELKYDTISDAAEVFGSPMAIRDTFVGFQKYLYE